The Drosophila bipectinata strain 14024-0381.07 chromosome 2L, DbipHiC1v2, whole genome shotgun sequence genome has a segment encoding these proteins:
- the LOC108132888 gene encoding probable pseudouridine-5'-phosphatase has product MSDDEHEDSTVRRHCFFQPVTHCIFELDGLLIDSERLRTNSVQKILDPFGHTYSFDIKLRCMGKPESDLADVVVSTFNLPIGRTEFESQHELQCRGNLGKINLMPGVERLLRHLHESNVPMAIGSNSSRDSFRIKTRRHSRLFDAVFHHVVLSGSDGEVKQAKPSPDVFLAAASRFEDPPEPGKCLVFESSLPGMEAALAAGMQVVLVPDPLVSVRMSAAATLRLRSLEDFKPQYFGLPAL; this is encoded by the coding sequence ATGTCCGACGATGAACATGAAGACAGCACCGTTCGGAGACACTGTTTCTTTCAGCCCGTGACCCATTGCATTTTTGAATTGGATGGCCTGCTGATCGACAGCGAACGGCTGAGAACCAATTCGGTTCAGAAGATTCTGGATCCTTTTGGCCACACCTATAGCTTTGACATAAAGCTACGTTGCATGGGTAAGCCGGAATCGGATCTGGCCGACGTAGTGGTGAGCACTTTCAACCTGCCCATCGGACGGACGGAGTTCGAAAGTCAACACGAACTCCAATGTCGTGGCAATCTGGGCAAAATCAATTTAATGCCTGGTGTGGAAAGGCTGTTGAGACATCTTCATGAGTCCAATGTTCCCATGGCCATAGGAAGTAACAGCTCGCGGGACTCATTTCGGATCAAAACCCGTCGCCATTCCAGACTCTTCGACGCCGTTTTCCACCACGTGGTTTTGAGCGGCTCCGACGGCGAGGTCAAACAGGCTAAACCATCTCCAGACGTTTTCCTCGCAGCCGCCTCAAGATTCGAGGATCCTCCTGAGCCGGGGAAATGTCTTGTTTTCGAGTCCTCACTGCCGGGCATGGAGGCGGCTCTGGCCGCTGGAATGCAAGTGGTTCTGGTCCCGGATCCTTTGGTCTCCGTTCGAATGAGTGCTGCGGCCACCTTAAGACTTCGGTCGTTGGAGGACTTTAAGCCACAGTATTTCGGACTTCCAGCACTATAg
- the LOC108132923 gene encoding apolipoprotein D — MMKWIIFTILLWIPFCAAFYARQGPCPNMTAVGDFDMERFLGTWYTYSIYTPVTTTVARCQKTEFIQYDANFYKMKSLELSTQTDTVKVRQALIKEVDSSKGRYIQETHNKVLPEGVQIYILDTDYDNFAIRFMCFEALSIFSFHWAVIQTRKRLPNAGIIYVAQELAKKNGIAISHMSKVHQESCPRDS, encoded by the exons ATGATGAAGTGGATAATATTCAC AATTCTTTTATGGATACCATTTTGTGCTGCATTCTATGCCAGACAGGGACCATGCCCCAATATGACAGCAGTGGGGGACTTTGATATGGAGCGCTTCTTGGGAACTTGGTATACCTATTCTATATATACCCCTGTCACAACGACAGTTGCCCGATGCCAGAAAACCGAGTTCATACAATACGATGCGAACTTTTATAAAATGAAGTCACTTGAGCTTAGCACGCA GACTGATACGGTCAAGGTGAGACAAGCACTTATCAAAGAAGTAGATTCTTCAAAGGGAAGGTATATTCAAGAAACGCACAATAAAG ttcTTCCCGAAGGAGTACAAATATACATCCTGGATACAGACTACGACAATTTTGCCATTCGCTTCATGTGCTTCGAGGCCCTTTCTATTTTCAGTTTTC ATTGGGCTGTTATTCAGACTCGAAAACGTTTACCAAATGCTGGTATCATCTATGTGGCCCAGGAACtggctaaaaaaaatggaatagcTATTTCTCATATGAGCAAAGTTCATCAAGAGTCTTGTCCACGGGATAGTTAA
- the LOC108132877 gene encoding pseudouridine-5'-phosphatase-like produces the protein MVKTESNRRMESCRCYCPVTHVIFDCDGTLLDTEHLYIKIIKETLAPYGINYTQEDQARYMARTARVMADTHIKEFNLPITAEQYLTAFKKADYKYMKDVKLLPGVRDLIFHLHEHRIPLAIATSSNSEIIQVKFQSHADIKSAFHHIVCGNDPELKTDRGKPEADIYLLAASRFHPPADPRKCLVFEDSPTGLKAGRAAGMQVVFIPESETSRARGEDPTMVLGSMTEFQPELFGLPAFPNCSKFEFG, from the exons atggTAAAGACCGAAAGCAATCGTAGAATGGAGTCCTGTCGATGTTATTGCCCAGTTACCCATGTTATTTTCGACTGCGATGGAACCTTGTTGg ACACCGAACACCTTTATATAAAGATCATAAAAGAGACCTTGGCTCCGTATGGAATAAATTACACTCAGGAGGATCAGGCTCGATACATGGCAAGAACGGCTCGAGTTATGGCCGACACCCACATCAAAGAATTTAATCTTCCAATTACGGCGGAGCAGTACCTTACGGCTTTCAAAAAAGCAGACTACAAGTATATGAAGGATGTTAAGCTTCTGCCTGGAGTTAGGGACTTGATCTTCCATTTGCATGAACATCGAATACCCTTAGCCATTGCCACCAGTTCGAACAGCGAAATAATCCAAGTGAAGTTTCAATCTCACGCGGACATCAAAAGTGCCTTCCATCACATAGTGTGTGGCAATGATCCGGAGTTGAAGACGGACAGGGGAAAACCGGAAGCGGATATCTATCTGCTAGCAGCCTCACGCTTCCACCCACCGGCAGATCCCAGAAAGTGTCTGGTGTTCGAAGACTCCCCAACAGGCTTAAAAGCCGGAAGAGCGGCCGGCATGCAGGTTGTGTTCATACCCGAAAGTGAAACATCCCGAGCCCGAGGAGAGGATCCTACCATGGTGCTGGGATCCATGACAGAGTTTCAGCCTGAACTTTTTGGCCTGCCTGCTTTTCCCAACTGTTCCAAATTTGAGTTCGGCTAA
- the NLaz gene encoding apolipoprotein D yields MNHQSRFNSNLWLLVLVAFNGVWLGEAQVPFPGKCPDVKVMDTFDLEAYMGVWYEYSKYPFAFEIGKKCIYANYGIVDNSTVSVVNAAINRFTGSPSNVTGTAKVIAPAQLAVAFYPNQQLTRANYLVLGTDYESYSVVYSCSSVTTLANFKVVWILTRQRQPSTETIEAAKKILDDNSISQAFLIDTIQTKCPQLDGNSTELIGDDTDVEDFVTTVVPNAIEKA; encoded by the exons ATGAATCATCAGTCGAGATTCAA CTCCAACCTGTGGCTACTAGTTTTGGTGGCTTTCAATGGGGTCTGGCTGGGAGAGGCCCAGGTGCCATTTCCCGGAAAGTGTCCGGACGTGAAAGTGATGGACACCTTTGATCTGGAAGCG TACATGGGCGTCTGGTACGAGTACTCCAAGTACCCCTTTGCCTTTGAGATCGGCAAGAAGTGCATTTATGCCAATTATGGAATCGTGGACAACAGTACGGTCTCAGTGGTAAACGCGGCCATAAACCGATT CACTGGAAGCCCCTCAAACGTAACTGGTACCGCCAAAGTTATTGCCCCTGCCCAACTGGCCGTGGCATTTTACCCGAATC AGCAATTAACAAGGGCAAACTACTTGGTCTTGGGCACCGACTATGAATCATACTCAGTTGTCTACAGCTGCTCTAGTGTCACAACCTTGGCCAACTTCA AAGTCGTTTGGATCTTAACTCGTCAGCGACAACCGTCCACCGAGACAATAGAAGCCGCCAAAAAGATCCTCGACGACAATTCCATATCGCAGGCCTTCCTTATCGATACGATTCAGACCAAGTGCCCCCAGTTGGATGGCAACAGCACCGAACTGATCGGAGATGATACCGATGTGGAAGACTTTGTCACAACTGTGGTGCCAAATGCCATCGAGAAAGCATGA
- the LOC108132947 gene encoding probable pseudouridine-5'-phosphatase — protein MAANRCYCPVSHVIFDCDGTLMDTEGLYLNVVGDTLAPYGITYTPEDQARYMGRPSNLLAESLVRDYNLPISTEDYIEAFNQKDHQYMTNVSLLPGVKDLILHLHSFRIPMAIATSSSKEIMDVKFETHKDIKMAFHHIVCGNDPDMCPGRGKPAPDIYLLAASRFSPPPDPRHCLVFEDSPTGLKAGRAAGMQVVFIPENATTRAMGEDPTMVLGSMSEFEPELFGLPAYDSMSYFQFG, from the exons ATGGCTGCCAACCGGTGCTACTGCCCAGTCAGCCATGTCATCTTTGACTGCGACGGAACCTTGATGg ACACTGAAGGACTGTATCTTAATGTCGTGGGTGACACACTGGCTCCGTACGGAATAACATACACTCCGGAGGACCAAGCTCGTTACATGGGAAGACCTTCGAATCTGCTGGCCGAATCCCTTGTAAGAGACTATAATCTGCCGATTTCGACCGAAGATTACATCGAGGCTTTCAACCAAAAAGACCATCAGTACATGACAAATGTTTCGCTATTGCCCGGGGTTAAGGATTTGATTCTTCACTTGCACTCATTCCGAATACCCATGGCCATTGCTACGAGTTCTTCCAAGGAGATCATGGACGTAAAGTTCGAAACACACAAGGACATAAAAATGGCCTTCCATCACATAGTGTGTGGCAATGATCCGGACATGTGTCCGGGCAGGGGAAAGCCGGCACCCGATATCTACCTTTTGGCAGCCTCTCGATTCTCGCCACCTCCAGATCCCAGGCACTGCCTGGTGTTCGAGGACTCTCCCACCGGCCTTAAAGCCGGACGAGCTGCCGGCATGCAAGTTGTCTTTATACCCGAAAATGCCACCACCCGAGCGATGGGAGAAGACCCCACAATGGTGCTTGGTTCAATGTCTGAGTTCGAACCCGAACTCTTTGGACTGCCTGCCTACGACAGCAtgtcttattttcaatttggcTAA
- the LOC108132934 gene encoding pseudouridine-5'-phosphatase-like — MCSPSCKSCKAPPQCSRCPPMCCSPGISYCIFDLETAVFDTRHVYQKALIDLATSYNRVIPELLMIQIGPMETAEMAELICRKLDMPVSWETFRYQLNERTSELIANPPLMPGVERLVRHLCKCCMGLGLVTSCSESRYCSKIKDREEFFEHFSTIIFGDDAEVRAVKPQPDVYLIAMSRLGDAGPDCTLVFEGTPQGVQAAIDARLPVVMLAESTLPCCWSELATLRLETLEEFDPEEFNMPPYSCTEPPPRKVKRKSRRSSQISTGSRSSAAIRAAAEAAAAAAAEEGGEEEQEEAE; from the exons ATGTGCAGCCCATCGTGTAAATCTTGCAAAGCCCCTCCCCAGTGTTCTCGATGTCCTCCCATGTGCTGTAGTCCTGGTATCAGCTACTGTATTTTCGACCTGGAGACTGCTGTTTTCG ATACCCGCCACGTCTACCAAAAAGCTCTCATCGATTTGGCTACCAGCTACAACAGAGTAATACCGGAACTACTAATGATACAAATCGGGCCGATGGAGACGGCTGAGATGGCGGAGCTGATCTGCAGGAAGTTAGATATGCCGGTCAGTTGGGAGACCTTCCGATACCAGCTTAATGAACGAACCTCGGAGCTGATCGCCAATCCGCCGCTGATGCCGGGAGTAGAGAGGCTGGTGCGGCACTTGTGCAAGTGCTGCATGGGCCTTGGCCTGGTCACCTCCTGCTCGGAGAGTAGGTACTGCAGCAAGATCAAGGACCGGGAGGAGTTCTTCGAGCACTTCTCCACAATCATCTTCGGGGACGACGCTGAGGTGAGGGCCGTCAAGCCTCAGCCGGATGTGTATCTGATAGCCATGTCGCGTCTGGGGGATGCGGGGCCGGACTGCACCCTGGTCTTCGAGGGCACACCCCAGGGCGTCCAGGCTGCTATCGACGCCCGTCTGCCGGTCGTCATGTTAGCGGAGAGCACGCTGCCCTGCTGTTGGTCCGAGCTGGCGACACTGCGACTCGAGACTCTGGAAGAGTTTGACCCGGAGGAGTTCAACATGCCACCGTACAGCTGCACAGAGCCGCCGCCCAGGAAGGTCAAGAGGAAGAGCCGTCGAAGCTCCCAGATTTCCACCGGCAGTCGCAGCTCGGCAGCCATAAGGGCGGCCGCCGAAGCCGCAGCTGCCGCGGCAGCCGAGGAGGGCggggaggaggagcaggaagAAGCTGAGTAG
- the LOC108132897 gene encoding probable pseudouridine-5'-phosphatase yields MSIGTIGMASSRCYCPVTHVIFDCDGTLLNTESLYMKIVNETLAPFGKTYTLEDQARYLGKSSPALAKAVVEDFNLPITPEEYHKSFRKVNYKYMKEVQLLPGVKNLILHLHEFRIPFAVATSSASETIAMKFKYHIDIKNAFHHMVCGNDPELGPGRGKPKPDIYLLAASRFNPPAKPEKCLVFEDSPTGLKAGREAGMQVVFIPESKTARGLGEDPTMVLGSMAEFQPELFGLPAFPNCSKFEFG; encoded by the exons ATGTCTATAGGGACTATAGGAATGGCTTCCAGTCGGTGTTACTGTCCAGTCACCCATGTCATCTTTGACTGCGATGGAACTTTACTGa ACACCGAAAGCCTATATATGAAGATAGTGAATGAGACCTTGGCTCCTTTTGGAAAAACCTATACTTTGGAGGACCAGGCACGTTACTTGGGAAAATCATCTCCCGCACTTGCCAAGGCAGTTGTCGAAGATTTTAATCTTCCAATTACCCCGGAGGAGTACCACAAGTCGTTCAGAAAAGTAAACTACAAGTATATGAAAGAGGTTCAGCTTCTTCCTGGTGTTAAGAATTTAATCCTCCACCTGCACGAATTCCGAATACCCTTCGCCGTTGCCACCAGCTCGGCCAGCGAAACGATCGCCATGAAGTTTAAATACCACATAGACATCAAAAATGCCTTCCACCACATGGTGTGTGGCAATGATCCTGAGCTGGGACCGGGCAGGGGAAAGCCAAAACCGGATATCTATCTACTGGCGGCCTCTCGGTTCAATCCTCCAGCAAAGCCAGAGAAGTGTCTGGTGTTCGAGGACTCGCCCACAGGTTTAAAGGCTGGAAGAGAAGCCGGCATGCAGGTCGTGTTCATCCCCGAAAGTAAAACCGCCCGGGGATTGGGAGAGGATCCTACCATGGTTCTGGGATCCATGGCGGAGTTTCAGCCTGAACTTTTCGGACTGCCTGCTTTTCCCAACTGCTCCAAGTTTGAGTTTGGCTGA
- the LOC108132942 gene encoding uncharacterized protein has protein sequence MFLDAFGSPIEVTPDNLHEYSYDLHGTKLLTSSDFEFYLPPKWHGTIYSTEELIQNYRKRFNPDPTLLTFHAMQPYEPEFICCERAVVELTALPAGQSLYSDSEILVFLVKQPARNTNILITKELGTELNFFPHDHHYHARIMDEGIDIVYVDDKIYNDPMTNYQQQRLYNVLSNIQPGTVMSLSGRPLPEVLRGACRKSSLAKEHNC, from the exons ATGTTTCTGGACGCTTTTGGATCCCCCATCGAGGTGACACCCGACAATCTCCACGAATACTCATACGATTTG CATGGCACTAAGCTTTTGACTTCGTCGGACTTTGAGTTCTATCTGCCACCAAAGTGGCATGGAACTATCTATAGCACCGAAGAGCTGATTCAGAACTATCGCAAACGTTTTAAT CCGGATCCCACTCTTCTGACTTTTCATGCTATGCAGCCGTATGAACCGGAGTTCATTTGCTGCGAAAGGGCTGTGGTGGAACTGACGGCTTTGCCGGCTGGACAAAGCCTGTATAGCGATTCGGAAATTCTGGTCTTTTTGGTGAAGCAGCCGGCCAGGAACACCAACATTCTGATCACCAAGGAGCTGGGGACCGAGCTGAACTTCTTTCCCCATGACCATCACTACCATGCCCGGATCATGGACGAGGGCATCGATATCGTCTACGTGGACGATAAGATCTACAATGATCCGATGACCAACTATCAGCAGCAGCGACTCTACAATGTGCTGAGCAACATCCAGCCGGGTACCGTGATGAGTCTTTCGGGGCGTCCCCTGCCCGAAGTCCTGCGCGGTGCCTGCAGGAAGTCTAGCCTCGCCAAGGAGCACAATTGCTGA